The Patescibacteria group bacterium sequence TCCATATCATCATTATTGGACACAACTATTTTGATTATTTTCTCACCATCTATTATTTTTATCTTGCTAGTTGATAGGTGTTTAAAAAGTTTTTCTTTATACATTCGATAATTTTCAAAACTACCATGAGCCTCGATATGCTCGGGTGTCAGATTGGTAAAAATAACTGTATCATAATTTATCCCCGCATGACGAAATTGTTCTACACCTTGAGACGATGTTTCAATCACCGCATATTTACAACCAGCTTTGACCATATCAGATAAAAGTCTTTGTGTTTGCATGCGCCCAAGCATTGTCATTTTTTTGTCATTGAGCCATTCTTTTTTAGCGACTTTAAAATTAGCAGTTGAAGCCAAACCAACTTTTTGATTTTGGGACTGCAAAAACTGAGCTACAAAATTAACAGTCGCTGTCTTACCATTGGTGCCGGTCACGCCTATCACAATCAATTTGTCACTAGGGTTTCCAAAAACAAAAGCCGCCAACTTGGCCAAAGTGTGATGATAAGCCAAGATGATTTTTTTGCCCAATATTTTTTTTATTAACTTTTTAAGCATCCTAATATGGTTGCTAATTATTATTTAAATAATCTTCTACTCTCTGGACATCTTCCGGCTTGCCAAAATCAAGCCAGACACCTTTGAGGTCAATTACTTTTACCTTGCCCTGTTTGGCTAAAAGATTTATGACATCTGTCAGCTCATATTCACCGCGAGGAGAAATATCTATCTTATCTAAATAATCAAAAACTTCTGGAGTAAATTTGTATAATCCAGTATTAATCAAATTACCAACTGGCTGAGCAGGTTTTTCTACTATTTGTTTCAAAAAACTATTTTTATCCACTGCTAGCACACCATAATTTTCTGGGTGCTGGTGGGCTAAGCCAGCTATATAATTGTAATCATCATCAATATTTAATCTTTTCAAATCTTCAACCGAATATAGATTATCTCCGTAGACTGCCAAAAAACTTTGACCTTTCAAAATATCTTTGACACACTCCAGAGGACAAGCTGTGCCATACTTCTCTTCACCGAGTATTTCAAATTGATTAACTAGCTGGATTTTAAATTCTGGATATTTGGTCAAAAATTCTTCCATAAATTCTTTTTTGTAACCAACGACCATTATAATTTCTTCAAAACCAGCGGCTTTTAGATTTGATAAAAGATAATAAAGAAAGGGACGACCATTAGCCTCTATGAGATGTTTTGGTTTGTCTTTGGACAACTCTAGCATCCTAGTACCGCGTCCAGCAGCTGAAATAAGTACTTTTCTAATCATATTTCAATAAATTTAATATAACTATTTTCTTAAAATAATTTTGGCAAGTTTATATATGCTATACCAGCTATTGTTATAAATCAAGTTGTAGGCCCCTGGTGAATATACCACCTGACCGCCAAAACCTTTTTTAAAACGACTAATACCAACCCATTTTGGTTTGGATCCGTCTTCTGGGGCAATACCCCAAAAATCATAAATCTCCGCGCCCAGAGTTTTGGCTTTTTTTATACTCTCCCACTGCAAAAGATGTGGTGCCATATAATTTCTGAATTCATAATCTGAAGCACCATGCAAATAGGTCATAGCTTGACCAAAATAAATCAAAATATTGGCCGCTACCGGCTGACCGTTTACTGTGGCTATAGCTAGATGAGCAACTTTATGATCAAGTAAGGTTTTAAAAAGTAAACGATAATAATCATCGTCATGAATTTTTATTTCTTTTCTATCGGCTGTTTTTCTATTCAACGCCAAAAAAATTTCTATATCTTTTTCGTCTTGAGAAAAAAATACTGACACTCCTTTTTTCTTGGCCAAAGCAATATTGTATCTGGTCTTAGTGTGCATATTGGCTAGTAATTTTTTTTCTTCATCTTTGATATCAAGAATCCAAGTATCACGCGGTTGGACATCTGGACACTTTTGTAGTTCTGGCAAAATCAAATTACTATTTTCTGGTTCTAACTTAAAAAATATTTCTTCCTTTTTTTTGGTTTCAATAGTAATCTCTCGTGCTTGTGACAAAATAAATCTTAAAACATCCTTTCTTTTTTCTTCGCTTATACCCTGACTAATGACCGGTCCCTTGGGACTATAAAGATAAGTCCTGTCAAAAGGTAATTTGTTTTCATACAAAAGACAAAGACCTATTAATTTATCCTCTTCTAAGACCGCTGCTTGCCAATATCTTTTGCCCTGTCTAGATAAAAAATTTCTCCAAACACTAGACTGTAAAAAATTACCAGAGACAAATCTGGTAGTTAAAAAATCATCATAATTTTCTTTATTACAAACTAACTTCATTTGTTTATATATTTAAGAGCTTCTTTGATACGCGTGGCCAGATCATCACTCTTGGGCAAAGTCTTTAATACTTCTTGAGCCTCACTTTGTTTGTAGCCCAGTGACATCAAAGCTTCGGCTACTTGCTTGTCGCTATCACTGGTCATAGATGGTTGGCTCAAGTCCACAATAAATTTTTCTTTGAGGTCTACCACTAGTCTCTCAGCAGTCTTCTTACCAATACCAGACACTTTTTGTAGCATAGTAGAATCTCCACTAGTAATAGCCCGCTTGAGATCATCAAGTGAGGCTAGAGCCAAGACATTTAAAGCACTCTTTGGTCCGACGCCTGACACAGAAATAAGTTTTTTGAAAAAATCCAACTCCTCTAAACTGGAAAAACCATAAAGATCAAAAGCATCCTCTTTGATATAAGAATGAATAAAAAAATCCACCTCATCCTGCTCACGGCATTTTTCTAGAGTTTTGGTTGGCAAAAAAACATCATAACCTATCCCACCAACCAAAACAATGGCGGATCTAGTAGCTTTTTTGATTATCTTACCTTTTAAATAGGCTATCATAATAATCTTATTCTACCAGACTTAGCCCTCTT is a genomic window containing:
- the ruvA gene encoding Holliday junction branch migration protein RuvA encodes the protein MIAYLKGKIIKKATRSAIVLVGGIGYDVFLPTKTLEKCREQDEVDFFIHSYIKEDAFDLYGFSSLEELDFFKKLISVSGVGPKSALNVLALASLDDLKRAITSGDSTMLQKVSGIGKKTAERLVVDLKEKFIVDLSQPSMTSDSDKQVAEALMSLGYKQSEAQEVLKTLPKSDDLATRIKEALKYINK
- a CDS encoding peptidoglycan bridge formation glycyltransferase FemA/FemB family protein, translating into MKLVCNKENYDDFLTTRFVSGNFLQSSVWRNFLSRQGKRYWQAAVLEEDKLIGLCLLYENKLPFDRTYLYSPKGPVISQGISEEKRKDVLRFILSQAREITIETKKKEEIFFKLEPENSNLILPELQKCPDVQPRDTWILDIKDEEKKLLANMHTKTRYNIALAKKKGVSVFFSQDEKDIEIFLALNRKTADRKEIKIHDDDYYRLLFKTLLDHKVAHLAIATVNGQPVAANILIYFGQAMTYLHGASDYEFRNYMAPHLLQWESIKKAKTLGAEIYDFWGIAPEDGSKPKWVGISRFKKGFGGQVVYSPGAYNLIYNNSWYSIYKLAKIILRK
- a CDS encoding NTP transferase domain-containing protein, yielding MIRKVLISAAGRGTRMLELSKDKPKHLIEANGRPFLYYLLSNLKAAGFEEIIMVVGYKKEFMEEFLTKYPEFKIQLVNQFEILGEEKYGTACPLECVKDILKGQSFLAVYGDNLYSVEDLKRLNIDDDYNYIAGLAHQHPENYGVLAVDKNSFLKQIVEKPAQPVGNLINTGLYKFTPEVFDYLDKIDISPRGEYELTDVINLLAKQGKVKVIDLKGVWLDFGKPEDVQRVEDYLNNN